The following are from one region of the Vicinamibacterales bacterium genome:
- the nth gene encoding endonuclease III has translation MRRLTKAIDGLDQPAVEKVAKDQQEDPFQVLIATMLSAQTRDAVTAAASERLFRVARTPREMAKLPESRIEKLIYPASFYRNKAVHVRETCRQLVTRFGGRVPATMEELLTLPGVGRKTANLVLILAHASTQNICVDTHVHRISNRLGWVGTRTPDETEHALYGVVARRWWPLVNLYLVTWGQNVCRPVYPLCPQCVLVDVCPKIGVRKIGKLVKP, from the coding sequence ATGCGCCGCCTGACGAAGGCGATCGACGGTCTCGACCAGCCGGCGGTCGAGAAGGTCGCGAAGGATCAGCAGGAAGATCCGTTTCAGGTGCTGATCGCGACGATGCTGTCGGCGCAGACCAGGGACGCGGTGACGGCCGCGGCGTCCGAGCGGCTGTTCCGCGTCGCGCGCACCCCTCGCGAGATGGCGAAGCTGCCCGAATCGCGGATCGAGAAGCTGATCTACCCCGCGAGCTTCTACCGCAACAAAGCGGTCCACGTCCGCGAGACGTGCCGCCAGCTCGTGACGCGCTTCGGCGGCCGCGTCCCGGCGACGATGGAGGAGCTGCTGACGCTGCCTGGCGTGGGACGGAAGACGGCGAACCTGGTGCTGATTCTCGCGCACGCGAGCACCCAGAACATCTGCGTCGACACCCACGTGCACCGCATCTCGAACCGTCTCGGCTGGGTGGGGACGCGGACGCCGGACGAGACCGAGCACGCGCTGTACGGCGTGGTGGCGCGCCGCTGGTGGCCGCTGGTGAACCTCTACCTCGTGACCTGGGGCCAGAACGTCTGCCGTCCGGTGTATCCTCTGTGCCCGCAGTGCGTGCTCGTGGACGTTTGCCCGAAAATCGGCGTAAGGAAGATCGGCAAGTTGGTGAAACCATGA
- a CDS encoding D-glycerate dehydrogenase, giving the protein MGRVLLTRRVPSSVLTLLEAQHRVDVYSGPGAIPREELIQSVADTDALICVLTDRIDRALLQAAPALKIVANIAVGYDNIDLPAAAKRGVIVTNTPDVLTEATAELTWALILGIARRVAEGDRLVRAGRWKGWALDFMLGTELRGKQLGIVGRGRIGRAVAAKASAFGMKAVFAKHDMPFDALLVSSDVISIHVPGTPETRHLFNKKTFARMKRSAFLVNAGRGSVVDEEALVWALSERLIAGAGLDVYEREPEVHPGLLQFENVILVPHLGSATRETRTAMAELAARNVLSVLAGSEPLTPIAS; this is encoded by the coding sequence TTGGGACGAGTCCTTCTCACCAGGCGCGTACCTTCGTCCGTTCTCACCCTGCTCGAGGCGCAGCACCGCGTCGACGTCTATAGCGGCCCCGGCGCGATCCCGCGCGAGGAGCTGATCCAGAGCGTCGCCGACACCGACGCGCTGATCTGCGTGCTGACCGACAGGATCGACCGCGCGCTGCTCCAGGCCGCGCCTGCGCTGAAGATCGTGGCCAACATCGCCGTCGGATACGACAACATCGACCTGCCCGCCGCCGCGAAGCGCGGCGTGATCGTGACCAACACGCCAGACGTTCTCACGGAAGCCACCGCGGAGCTGACGTGGGCGCTGATTCTCGGGATCGCGCGGCGCGTCGCCGAGGGAGACCGCCTCGTCCGTGCGGGCCGCTGGAAGGGGTGGGCGCTGGACTTCATGCTCGGAACGGAGCTGCGCGGCAAGCAGCTCGGGATCGTCGGCCGCGGCCGGATCGGACGCGCCGTGGCGGCCAAAGCGTCCGCGTTCGGGATGAAGGCAGTGTTCGCGAAACACGACATGCCGTTCGATGCGCTGCTCGTCTCCTCCGACGTGATTTCGATTCACGTGCCGGGGACGCCGGAGACCAGGCATCTCTTCAACAAGAAGACCTTCGCGCGAATGAAGCGTTCCGCGTTCCTCGTCAACGCCGGGCGAGGATCCGTCGTCGACGAAGAGGCGCTCGTGTGGGCGCTGAGCGAGCGCCTGATCGCGGGCGCGGGCCTCGACGTCTACGAGCGCGAGCCGGAGGTGCACCCCGGACTGCTGCAGTTCGAGAACGTCATCCTGGTGCCGCATCTCGGCAGCGCCACCCGCGAAACGCGGACCGCGATGGCGGAGCTCGCGGCCCGCAACGTGCTCAGCGTCCTCGCCGGCTCCGAACCACTCACCCCGATTGCCTCGTAA
- a CDS encoding peptidylprolyl isomerase has protein sequence MRRLVAALAVSVVWLVSVSAQQKSPGAGRVIVLETAKGTIEFETYPEEAPKTVARIVELVKKNFYNGLRFHRVDPNFVVQVGDPVTRDVSRQAWWGRQGSGKPIGVGEITKKRRHGVGAVGMGYSGNPADADSQFYITRRVAPELDGKYTVFGKVLKGMDVVAKIQRGDVLKRASVKE, from the coding sequence ATGAGAAGACTTGTTGCGGCCCTCGCGGTATCGGTGGTCTGGCTGGTGTCTGTCTCCGCCCAGCAGAAATCTCCGGGCGCCGGACGCGTCATCGTGCTCGAGACCGCGAAAGGCACCATCGAATTCGAGACTTACCCCGAAGAGGCGCCGAAGACCGTGGCGCGGATCGTCGAACTGGTGAAGAAGAACTTCTACAACGGGCTGCGCTTCCATCGCGTCGATCCCAACTTCGTCGTCCAGGTCGGCGATCCCGTCACGCGGGACGTGAGCCGCCAGGCCTGGTGGGGACGGCAGGGCAGCGGCAAGCCGATCGGGGTCGGCGAGATCACGAAGAAGCGGCGGCACGGCGTGGGCGCGGTGGGGATGGGCTACTCCGGCAACCCCGCTGATGCCGACAGCCAGTTCTACATCACGCGGCGCGTGGCGCCGGAGCTCGATGGGAAATACACCGTCTTCGGAAAAGTGCTGAAGGGCATGGACGTGGTCGCGAAGATTCAGCGCGGCGACGTTCTCAAACGAGCTTCGGTGAAGGAGTAG